Proteins encoded by one window of Serratia nevei:
- a CDS encoding argininosuccinate synthase: protein MQNQGIKKIVLAYSGGLDTSAIIPWLKENYGGCEVVAFVADIGQERSDLEGVEQKALQSGASECHVVDLREEFIRDYVYPVLQTGALYEGSYLLGTSMARPIIAKAQVELALKVGADALCHGATGKGNDQVRFETTYTALAPQLKVVAPWREWNLRSREALLDYLKERNIPTTASLEKIYSRDENAWHISTEGGVLESPWNAPNKDCWVWTVDPQEAPDQPEQVTVTVEKGRVVAVNGKALSPYQCLETLNALGAKHGVGRIDIVENRLVGIKSRGCYETPGGTIMVAALRAVEQLVLDRDSFKWREQLGLEMSYVVYDGRWFAPLRRSLQASAEALAEEVNGEVVLQLYKGQVTATQKKSANSLYSEEFATFGEDEVYDHSHAGGFIRLFSLSSRIRALNEKKNK, encoded by the coding sequence ATGCAAAACCAAGGCATCAAAAAAATCGTTCTGGCGTACTCCGGCGGCCTGGATACCTCGGCCATCATTCCATGGCTGAAAGAGAACTACGGCGGCTGTGAAGTGGTGGCGTTCGTGGCGGACATCGGTCAGGAGCGCAGCGATCTGGAAGGCGTGGAGCAAAAAGCCCTGCAGTCCGGTGCCTCTGAATGTCACGTGGTGGATCTGCGTGAAGAATTTATCCGCGATTACGTTTATCCGGTGCTGCAGACCGGCGCCCTGTACGAAGGCAGCTACCTGCTGGGCACGTCGATGGCGCGGCCGATCATCGCCAAGGCGCAGGTCGAGCTGGCGTTGAAAGTGGGCGCCGACGCGCTGTGCCACGGTGCGACCGGCAAAGGCAATGACCAGGTGCGTTTCGAGACCACCTACACCGCGCTGGCGCCGCAGCTGAAAGTGGTGGCGCCGTGGCGTGAGTGGAACCTGCGTTCCCGTGAAGCGCTGTTGGATTACCTGAAAGAGCGCAACATTCCGACCACCGCGTCGCTGGAAAAAATCTACAGCCGCGATGAGAACGCCTGGCACATCTCCACCGAAGGCGGCGTGCTGGAAAGCCCGTGGAATGCGCCGAACAAAGATTGCTGGGTATGGACCGTCGATCCGCAGGAAGCGCCGGATCAGCCTGAGCAGGTGACCGTTACCGTTGAGAAAGGCCGCGTTGTGGCGGTTAACGGTAAAGCGCTGTCGCCTTACCAGTGCCTGGAAACCCTGAACGCGCTGGGTGCCAAGCACGGCGTCGGCCGTATCGACATCGTGGAAAACCGCCTGGTGGGCATCAAATCCCGCGGCTGCTATGAAACCCCGGGAGGCACCATCATGGTGGCGGCGCTGCGCGCCGTCGAACAGCTGGTGTTGGATCGCGACAGCTTCAAATGGCGCGAGCAGCTGGGCCTGGAGATGTCCTATGTGGTGTACGACGGCCGCTGGTTCGCGCCGCTGCGCCGCTCGCTGCAGGCTTCTGCCGAAGCGCTGGCGGAAGAGGTGAACGGCGAAGTCGTGCTGCAGCTGTACAAAGGCCAGGTGACGGCGACCCAGAAGAAATCGGCCAACAGCCTGTACTCCGAAGAGTTCGCCACCTTCGGCGAAGACGAAGTTTACGATCACAGCCACGCGGGCGGCTTTATTCGCCTGTTCTCTCTGTCTTCACGCATCCGCGCGTTGAACGAGAAAAAGAATAAATAA
- a CDS encoding dihydrolipoyl dehydrogenase, which yields MKLLNVDVAVIGGGTAGLGAYRAAKLSTPSVVMIEGGPYGTTCARVGCMPSKLLIAAAEAVHQIERAPGFGVHPTGKTRIDGREVMARVKRERDRFVGFVLEGVDEIPAGDKIQGYARFIDDNTLQVDDHTRIVAQRIVIATGSRPSWPAPWSELGDRLIVNDDLFNWDDLPQSVAVFGPGVIGLELGQALHRLGVDTKVFGIGGAVGPLTDSAVRDYAAKALGEEFYLDADVKVEMMQREGDKVFIRYRNLQGQPQEILVDYVLAATGRRPNVDRLGLENTGLQLDARGVPLADRLTMQTSVPHIFIAGDASNQLPLLHEASDQARIAGANAGSFPEINPGLRRSAISVVFSDPQIAMVGSTFRELSEKFSACGCFEVGKVSFENQGRSRVMLRNKGILHVYGEQGTGRFLGAEMIGPDAEHIAHLLAWAHQQQMTVDQMLDMPFYHPVIEEGLRTALRDLQAKLKLGTAEIERCQRCPGE from the coding sequence ATGAAACTGTTGAACGTTGATGTCGCGGTCATCGGCGGCGGCACCGCAGGGCTCGGCGCCTATCGCGCGGCCAAGCTGTCTACCCCCAGCGTGGTGATGATCGAAGGCGGGCCTTACGGCACCACCTGTGCGCGCGTTGGCTGTATGCCATCCAAGTTGCTGATCGCCGCTGCCGAAGCGGTGCATCAAATCGAACGCGCGCCGGGCTTTGGCGTGCACCCAACCGGTAAAACCCGCATCGACGGACGTGAAGTGATGGCGCGCGTCAAGCGCGAACGCGATCGCTTCGTCGGTTTCGTGCTGGAAGGCGTGGACGAGATCCCGGCCGGCGACAAAATTCAGGGCTATGCCCGCTTTATCGACGACAACACGCTGCAGGTCGATGACCATACGCGCATCGTGGCGCAGCGCATTGTGATCGCCACCGGCTCCCGCCCCAGCTGGCCGGCGCCGTGGAGCGAACTGGGCGATCGTCTGATCGTCAACGACGACCTGTTCAACTGGGATGATTTGCCGCAGTCCGTAGCGGTATTCGGTCCCGGCGTCATCGGGCTCGAGCTGGGGCAAGCGCTGCACCGCCTCGGCGTCGACACCAAGGTCTTCGGCATCGGCGGCGCAGTCGGGCCGCTCACCGACAGCGCCGTGCGCGACTACGCCGCCAAAGCACTGGGGGAAGAGTTCTATCTCGACGCCGACGTGAAGGTAGAGATGATGCAGCGCGAAGGCGACAAGGTGTTTATCCGCTATCGGAACCTGCAGGGCCAACCGCAGGAGATCCTGGTGGACTACGTGCTGGCCGCCACCGGCCGCCGCCCCAACGTCGATCGGCTGGGCCTCGAAAACACCGGCTTGCAACTCGACGCCCGAGGCGTACCGCTGGCCGACCGCCTGACGATGCAAACCAGCGTGCCGCATATTTTCATCGCTGGCGACGCCAGCAACCAACTGCCGCTGCTGCACGAGGCCAGCGATCAGGCACGTATCGCCGGCGCCAACGCCGGCAGCTTCCCGGAGATCAACCCGGGCCTGCGCCGCAGCGCGATTTCGGTGGTGTTCTCCGATCCGCAGATCGCCATGGTCGGCTCAACCTTCCGCGAGCTGAGCGAGAAGTTCAGTGCCTGCGGCTGCTTTGAAGTGGGCAAAGTCTCGTTTGAGAATCAGGGCCGCTCGCGGGTGATGCTGCGCAACAAAGGCATTCTGCACGTCTACGGCGAGCAAGGCACCGGCCGTTTCCTCGGCGCGGAAATGATCGGACCGGACGCCGAACACATCGCACACCTGCTGGCCTGGGCTCACCAGCAGCAGATGACCGTCGATCAGATGCTGGACATGCCGTTCTATCATCCGGTGATCGAAGAAGGTTTGCGCACCGCGCTGCGCGATCTGCAGGCGAAGCTCAAACTCGGCACGGCCGAAATCGAGCGCTGCCAGCGCTGCCCGGGCGAATAA
- a CDS encoding glutathione peroxidase, with amino-acid sequence MFTSQEGKKVPQVTFHTRQGDQWIDVTTDDLFKNKTVIVFSLPGAFTPTCSSSHLPRYNELSSVFKQHGVDGILCVSVNDTFVMNAWKADQHAENITFVPDGNGEFTKGMNMLVEKADLGFGPRSWRYSMLVRDGVVEKMFVEPNKPGDPFEVSDADTMLKYLAPEFKVQESVSLFTKPGCPFCAKAKQMLQERGIQYEEIVLGKDATTVSLRAVSGRATVPQVFIGGRHIGGSDDLETFLSA; translated from the coding sequence ATGTTTACCAGTCAAGAAGGCAAGAAAGTTCCTCAGGTTACTTTCCACACCCGTCAGGGCGACCAATGGATTGATGTGACCACTGATGACCTGTTCAAAAACAAAACGGTCATCGTGTTCTCGCTGCCGGGCGCGTTCACGCCGACCTGCTCTTCGAGCCATCTGCCGCGCTACAACGAGCTGTCCAGCGTATTCAAACAGCACGGCGTCGACGGTATTCTGTGCGTCTCGGTGAACGACACCTTCGTGATGAACGCCTGGAAAGCCGATCAGCATGCGGAAAACATCACCTTCGTGCCGGACGGCAACGGTGAATTCACCAAAGGCATGAACATGCTGGTCGAGAAAGCGGATCTGGGCTTTGGCCCACGTTCATGGCGCTACTCGATGCTGGTGCGCGACGGCGTGGTCGAGAAAATGTTCGTCGAACCGAACAAACCGGGCGACCCGTTTGAGGTGTCCGACGCCGACACCATGCTGAAATACCTGGCGCCGGAATTCAAAGTGCAGGAGTCGGTCTCCCTGTTCACCAAACCAGGCTGCCCATTCTGCGCCAAAGCCAAACAGATGCTGCAAGAACGCGGCATTCAGTATGAAGAGATCGTGCTGGGCAAAGACGCCACCACCGTCAGCCTGCGCGCCGTCAGCGGCCGCGCCACGGTGCCGCAAGTGTTCATCGGCGGCCGTCACATCGGTGGCAGCGACGATCTGGAAACTTTCCTGTCAGCTTAA
- a CDS encoding type II toxin-antitoxin system HicB family antitoxin encodes MERHEHYTYRITWSAEDREYVGLCAEFPSLSWLAATRTGALEGIEKVVSETIADMLAQGETPPQALAEKNFSGKLVLRMTPEQHRRLALGAMEEGVSLNRYLCARLAG; translated from the coding sequence ATGGAAAGGCATGAACACTATACCTATCGCATCACCTGGTCAGCGGAAGATCGTGAATATGTCGGGCTGTGCGCCGAATTCCCCTCGTTGTCCTGGCTGGCGGCCACGCGTACCGGCGCACTGGAGGGTATCGAAAAAGTCGTGAGCGAAACGATCGCCGATATGCTGGCGCAAGGCGAAACGCCGCCGCAGGCGCTGGCGGAAAAGAACTTCAGCGGAAAACTGGTGCTGCGCATGACGCCGGAACAGCATCGCCGGCTGGCGCTCGGCGCGATGGAGGAAGGCGTGAGCCTGAACCGCTATCTGTGTGCACGTCTGGCGGGGTAA
- the trmA gene encoding tRNA (uridine(54)-C5)-methyltransferase TrmA, giving the protein MTPENLPIERYDDQLAEKVARLKTLMSPFAAPEPEVFRSPVDHYRMRAEFRIWHDADDMYHIMFDQQTKQRIRVDQFPAASELINRLMSALIAALKPEPILRHKLFQIDYLSTQSGKIIASLLYHRKLDDVWQRRAEQLRDELRAQGFDLQLIGRASKTKIMLDQDYVDEVLPVAGRDMIYRQVENSFTQPNAAMNVQMLEWALAVTAGSKGDLLELYCGNGNFSLALARNFERVLATEIAKPSVAAAQYNIAANHIDNVQIIRMAAEDFTQAMNGVREFNRLKGIDLSGYNCETIFVDPPRSGLDDETVKMVQAYPRILYISCNPETLCANLETLQATHRVSRLALFDQFPYTHHMECGVLLEKRC; this is encoded by the coding sequence ATGACGCCCGAGAATTTGCCTATTGAACGTTACGATGACCAACTGGCGGAGAAAGTCGCCCGCCTGAAGACGTTGATGTCACCGTTCGCGGCGCCCGAGCCGGAAGTGTTCCGCTCGCCAGTCGACCACTACCGCATGCGCGCCGAATTCCGCATCTGGCACGACGCGGACGACATGTACCACATCATGTTCGATCAGCAGACCAAGCAGCGTATTCGCGTCGATCAATTCCCGGCCGCCAGCGAACTGATCAACCGCCTGATGAGCGCCCTGATCGCCGCGCTGAAACCGGAGCCGATCCTGCGCCACAAGCTGTTCCAGATCGATTATCTGTCGACGCAAAGCGGCAAAATCATCGCCTCGCTGCTGTACCACCGCAAGCTGGATGACGTTTGGCAACGGCGCGCCGAGCAGCTGCGTGACGAACTGCGCGCACAAGGTTTCGACCTGCAGCTGATCGGCCGGGCGTCGAAGACCAAAATCATGCTCGACCAGGATTATGTCGACGAAGTGCTGCCGGTCGCCGGCCGCGACATGATCTACCGCCAGGTGGAAAACAGCTTCACTCAGCCCAACGCGGCCATGAACGTGCAGATGCTGGAATGGGCGCTGGCGGTGACCGCCGGTTCCAAAGGCGATTTGCTGGAGCTGTATTGCGGCAACGGCAACTTCTCGCTGGCGCTGGCGCGCAATTTCGAGCGCGTGCTGGCGACCGAGATCGCCAAACCGTCGGTGGCGGCGGCGCAATACAACATCGCTGCCAACCATATCGACAATGTGCAGATCATCCGCATGGCGGCGGAAGATTTCACCCAGGCGATGAACGGGGTGCGCGAATTCAACCGGTTGAAGGGCATCGATCTGAGCGGTTACAACTGCGAGACAATTTTCGTCGATCCGCCGCGTAGCGGGCTGGACGATGAAACGGTGAAGATGGTGCAGGCCTACCCGCGCATTCTGTATATCTCATGCAACCCGGAAACACTGTGCGCCAACCTGGAAACGCTGCAGGCCACGCACCGGGTCAGCCGCCTGGCGCTGTTCGATCAGTTCCCGTATACCCATCACATGGAATGCGGCGTGCTGCTGGAAAAGCGCTGCTGA
- the oxyR gene encoding DNA-binding transcriptional regulator OxyR, whose protein sequence is MNIRDLEYLVALAEHRHFRRAADSCHVSQPTLSGQIRKLEDELGVMLLERTSRKVLFTQAGLLLVEQARTVLREVKVLKEMASQQGEAMSGPLHIGLIPTVGPYLLPQIIPTLHKTFPKLEMYLHEAQTQQLLAQLDSGKLDCAILALVKETEAFIEVPLFDEPMKLAVYSDHPWAQRERVAMPDLAGEKLLMLEDGHCLRDQAMGFCFQAGADEDTHFRATSLETLRNMVAAGSGITLLPSLAVPPQRERDGVCYLDCYKPEPKRTIALVYRPGSPLRSRYEQLAEAIREHMQGYIDNALKQAV, encoded by the coding sequence ATGAATATTCGTGATTTAGAGTATCTGGTCGCCTTGGCCGAGCACCGGCACTTCCGCCGTGCGGCCGATTCATGCCATGTGAGCCAGCCCACGCTGAGCGGGCAGATCCGCAAGCTGGAAGACGAGTTGGGCGTCATGCTGCTCGAGCGCACCAGCCGCAAGGTGCTGTTCACCCAGGCGGGTCTGTTGCTGGTGGAGCAGGCGCGTACCGTGCTGCGCGAAGTGAAAGTATTGAAGGAGATGGCCAGCCAGCAGGGCGAAGCCATGTCCGGGCCGCTGCACATCGGCCTGATCCCGACCGTGGGGCCTTATCTGCTGCCGCAGATCATCCCGACGCTGCACAAAACTTTCCCGAAACTGGAAATGTACCTGCACGAAGCGCAAACCCAGCAACTGCTGGCGCAACTCGACAGCGGCAAATTGGACTGCGCCATTTTGGCATTGGTGAAGGAAACCGAGGCGTTTATCGAAGTGCCTCTGTTCGATGAACCGATGAAGCTGGCGGTGTATTCCGATCACCCGTGGGCGCAGCGCGAGCGCGTGGCGATGCCGGATTTGGCGGGAGAGAAGCTGCTGATGCTGGAAGATGGCCACTGCCTGCGCGATCAGGCGATGGGCTTCTGCTTCCAGGCGGGCGCGGACGAGGATACCCACTTCCGCGCCACCAGTCTGGAAACGCTGCGCAATATGGTCGCGGCCGGCAGCGGCATTACCCTGCTGCCGTCACTGGCGGTGCCGCCGCAGCGCGAACGCGACGGCGTCTGCTATCTGGATTGCTACAAGCCGGAACCGAAGCGCACCATCGCGTTGGTGTATCGCCCCGGTTCCCCACTGCGCAGCCGTTATGAGCAGTTGGCCGAAGCGATCCGCGAGCACATGCAGGGCTACATCGACAACGCGTTAAAACAGGCGGTTTAA
- a CDS encoding YijD family membrane protein — MEKPGRENGTLLLALIAGLSINGSFAALFSSVVPFSIFPLIALVLAVYCLHQRYLNRAMPDGMPKLAAACFLLGLLMYSAIVRAEYPQIGSNFLPSVICVALVLWIGVKLKARKAPDAPTQES, encoded by the coding sequence ATGGAAAAACCAGGCCGTGAAAATGGCACCTTACTGCTGGCGTTGATTGCCGGCCTTTCGATCAACGGTTCGTTTGCCGCGCTGTTCAGCTCGGTGGTGCCGTTTTCGATCTTCCCGCTGATCGCGTTGGTGCTGGCGGTGTACTGCCTGCATCAGCGTTACCTGAACCGCGCCATGCCGGACGGCATGCCGAAGCTGGCGGCGGCCTGTTTCCTGCTGGGGCTGCTGATGTACAGCGCCATCGTGCGCGCAGAATACCCGCAGATCGGTTCCAACTTCCTGCCGTCGGTGATCTGCGTGGCGCTGGTACTGTGGATCGGAGTCAAACTGAAGGCGCGCAAGGCGCCGGATGCGCCGACTCAAGAGTCGTAA
- the sthA gene encoding Si-specific NAD(P)(+) transhydrogenase, with protein MQQHYQFDAIVIGSGPGGEGAAMGLVKQGARVAVIERYNNVGGGCTHWGTIPSKALRHAVSRIIEFNQNPLYNNSRTLSATFPDILRHADNVISQQTRMRQGFYERNQCKLFAGDARFIDANTVSVSYMDGTQDTIRADHIVIACGSRPYHPASVDFNHPRIYDSDSILELSHEPRHVIIYGAGVIGCEYASIFRGLNVKVDLINTRDRLLAFLDQEMSDSLSYHFWNNGVVIRHNEEFEKIEGTEDGVIVHLKSGKKVKADCLLYANGRTGNTDSLGLENVGLESDSRGLLKVNSMYQTALSHIYAVGDVIGYPSLASAAYDQGRIAAQAIASGEASGHLIEDIPTGIYTIPEISSVGKTEQELTAMKVPYEVGRAQFKHLARAQIAGMNVGSLKILFHRDTLQILGIHCFGERAAEIIHIGQAIMEQKGEGNTIEYFVNTTFNYPTMAEAYRVAALNGLNRLF; from the coding sequence ATGCAACAGCACTATCAATTTGATGCCATTGTGATTGGCTCGGGCCCTGGTGGTGAAGGTGCCGCCATGGGGCTGGTGAAACAGGGCGCCCGCGTGGCCGTTATCGAACGGTACAACAACGTAGGCGGCGGATGTACCCACTGGGGCACCATCCCTTCCAAAGCCCTCCGCCACGCCGTCAGCCGCATTATCGAATTCAACCAGAACCCGCTTTACAACAACTCGCGCACGCTCAGCGCGACCTTCCCTGACATTTTACGCCACGCCGATAACGTCATCAGCCAGCAGACCCGCATGCGCCAAGGCTTCTATGAGCGAAACCAGTGCAAACTGTTCGCCGGCGACGCGCGCTTCATCGACGCCAACACCGTCAGCGTCAGCTACATGGACGGCACCCAGGACACCATCCGCGCCGACCACATCGTGATCGCCTGCGGCTCGCGCCCTTACCATCCGGCCAGCGTCGATTTCAATCACCCGCGCATCTACGACAGTGATTCCATTCTCGAGCTGAGCCATGAACCGCGCCACGTGATCATTTACGGCGCCGGGGTGATCGGCTGCGAATACGCGTCTATCTTCCGCGGCCTGAACGTCAAGGTGGATCTGATCAACACCCGCGATCGCCTGCTGGCGTTCCTCGATCAGGAGATGTCGGATTCGCTCTCTTACCACTTCTGGAACAACGGCGTGGTGATCCGCCACAACGAGGAGTTCGAGAAGATTGAAGGCACCGAAGACGGCGTGATCGTACACCTGAAATCCGGCAAGAAGGTGAAAGCGGACTGCCTGCTGTACGCCAACGGCCGTACCGGCAACACCGATTCGCTGGGGTTGGAAAACGTCGGCCTGGAATCGGACAGCCGCGGGCTGCTGAAGGTGAACAGCATGTACCAAACCGCGCTGTCGCACATCTACGCGGTCGGTGATGTGATCGGCTATCCGAGCCTGGCTTCCGCCGCCTACGATCAGGGCCGCATCGCCGCGCAGGCGATCGCTTCCGGCGAAGCCAGCGGTCACTTAATCGAAGATATCCCGACCGGCATCTACACCATTCCGGAAATCAGCTCCGTCGGCAAAACCGAGCAGGAACTGACGGCGATGAAGGTGCCGTATGAAGTGGGCCGCGCCCAGTTCAAACATCTGGCGCGCGCGCAGATCGCCGGGATGAACGTCGGCAGCCTGAAGATCCTGTTCCATCGCGACACCCTGCAGATCCTCGGGATCCACTGCTTCGGCGAGCGTGCGGCGGAGATCATCCACATCGGTCAGGCGATCATGGAACAGAAAGGTGAAGGCAATACTATCGAGTATTTCGTTAATACGACCTTCAACTATCCGACCATGGCCGAAGCCTACCGGGTGGCGGCGCTTAACGGCTTAAACCGCCTGTTTTAA
- the fabR gene encoding HTH-type transcriptional repressor FabR, with the protein MGVRAQQKERTRRSLIEAAFSQLSAERSFASLSLREVSREAGIAPTSFYRHFRDVDELGLTMVDESGLMLRQLMRQARQRIAKGGSVIRTSVSTFMEFIGNNPNAFRLLLRERSGTSAAFRAAVAREIQHFIAELADYLELENHMPRSFTEAQAEAMVTIVFSAGAEALDIDVEQRQQLEERLVLQLRMISKGAYYWYRREQEKASVSHV; encoded by the coding sequence ATGGGCGTCAGAGCACAACAAAAAGAACGGACTCGTCGTTCCCTGATCGAAGCCGCATTCAGCCAGCTGAGCGCCGAACGCAGCTTCGCCAGCCTGAGCCTGCGGGAAGTTTCACGCGAGGCGGGCATCGCGCCCACGTCGTTTTACCGCCATTTCCGCGATGTGGATGAGCTGGGGCTGACCATGGTGGACGAAAGCGGCCTGATGCTGCGTCAGTTGATGCGCCAGGCGCGCCAACGCATCGCCAAGGGCGGCAGCGTGATCCGCACCTCGGTGTCCACCTTTATGGAATTTATCGGCAACAACCCGAACGCCTTCCGCCTGCTGCTGCGCGAGCGCTCCGGCACGTCGGCGGCATTCCGTGCGGCGGTGGCGCGCGAGATCCAGCATTTCATCGCCGAACTGGCGGACTACCTCGAGTTGGAAAATCACATGCCGCGCAGCTTTACCGAAGCGCAGGCGGAAGCGATGGTCACCATCGTGTTCAGCGCCGGCGCGGAAGCGCTGGATATCGACGTCGAGCAGCGGCAGCAGCTGGAAGAACGGCTGGTGCTTCAGCTGCGGATGATCTCCAAAGGGGCGTATTACTGGTATCGTCGCGAACAAGAAAAAGCTTCTGTGTCCCACGTATAA
- the argH gene encoding argininosuccinate lyase: MALWGGRFTQAADQRFKQLNDSLRFDYRLAEQDIVGSVAWSKALVTVNVLTATEQQQLEQALNALLTEVQADPLAIVQSDAEDIHSWVEQKLIEKVGDLGKKLHTGRSRNDQVATDLKLWCKQQIGDLHQAIVQLQQALVETAEANQDAVMPGYTHLQRAQPVTFAHWCLAYVEMLARDESRLQDTLKRLDVSPLGSGALAGTAYPIDREQLAGWLGFASATRNSLDSVSDRDHVLELLSNAAISMVHLSRFAEDLIFFNSGEAAFVELSDRVTSGSSLMPQKKNPDALELIRGKCGRVQGALTGMMMTLKGLPLAYNKDMQEDKEGLFDALDTWMDCLQMAALVLDGIQVKRPRCQEAAEQGYANATELADYLVAKGVPFREAHHIVGEAVVEAIRQGKPLEALPLADLQQFSATIGDDVYPILALQSCLDKRAAKGGVAPQQVAAAIAAAKQRLA; the protein is encoded by the coding sequence ATGGCACTTTGGGGTGGACGGTTCACTCAGGCGGCGGATCAGCGGTTCAAGCAACTCAACGATTCGCTGCGGTTCGATTATCGCCTGGCGGAGCAGGATATCGTGGGCTCGGTGGCCTGGTCGAAGGCGCTGGTGACCGTTAACGTGTTGACGGCAACGGAGCAACAGCAGCTGGAGCAGGCGCTGAATGCGCTACTGACGGAGGTCCAGGCCGACCCTTTGGCGATCGTCCAAAGCGATGCCGAAGACATCCACAGCTGGGTGGAGCAGAAGCTGATCGAGAAGGTCGGTGATTTGGGCAAGAAGCTGCACACCGGCCGCAGCCGCAACGATCAGGTCGCGACCGATCTGAAGCTGTGGTGCAAACAGCAGATCGGCGATCTGCATCAGGCGATCGTCCAGCTGCAGCAGGCGCTGGTGGAGACCGCCGAAGCCAACCAGGATGCGGTGATGCCGGGGTATACCCACCTGCAACGCGCGCAGCCGGTGACTTTCGCGCACTGGTGCCTGGCCTATGTCGAGATGCTGGCGCGCGATGAGAGCCGTCTGCAGGATACCCTGAAACGGCTGGACGTCAGCCCGCTGGGCAGCGGCGCGCTGGCCGGCACCGCTTATCCTATCGATCGCGAGCAGCTGGCCGGCTGGCTGGGCTTCGCCTCGGCGACCCGCAACAGCCTGGACAGCGTATCCGATCGCGATCACGTGCTGGAGCTGCTGTCCAACGCCGCCATCAGCATGGTGCACCTGTCGCGCTTCGCCGAAGATCTGATCTTCTTCAACAGCGGCGAAGCGGCGTTTGTCGAGCTGTCCGACCGCGTGACCTCCGGCTCTTCGTTGATGCCGCAGAAGAAAAACCCGGACGCGCTGGAGCTGATCCGCGGCAAATGCGGCCGCGTACAGGGCGCGCTGACCGGTATGATGATGACGCTGAAAGGCCTGCCGCTGGCGTACAACAAAGACATGCAGGAAGACAAAGAAGGGCTGTTCGACGCGCTCGACACCTGGATGGACTGCCTGCAGATGGCGGCGCTGGTGCTGGACGGCATCCAGGTGAAACGCCCGCGCTGCCAGGAAGCGGCGGAGCAGGGCTATGCCAATGCCACAGAGCTGGCGGATTACCTGGTCGCCAAGGGCGTGCCGTTCCGCGAAGCGCACCACATCGTCGGCGAGGCGGTGGTAGAAGCGATTCGCCAGGGTAAACCGCTGGAAGCGCTGCCGCTGGCGGACTTGCAGCAGTTTAGCGCGACGATCGGCGACGACGTTTACCCGATCTTGGCGTTGCAATCCTGCCTGGACAAGCGTGCGGCCAAAGGTGGCGTCGCACCGCAGCAGGTGGCCGCGGCAATCGCCGCAGCGAAACAGCGTTTGGCCTGA
- the argB gene encoding acetylglutamate kinase, with amino-acid sequence MNPLIIKLGGVLLDSEEALERLFTALDSYRQQHQRPLVIVHGGGCVVDELMKQLSLPVVKKNGLRVTPADQIDIITGALAGTANKTLLAWAIKHQINAVGLSLADGGSAVVTPLDPALGHVGNAQPGSPALLNTLLSAGYLPVVSSIGITAEGQLMNVNADQAATALAATLGADLILLSDVSGILDGKGQRIAEMTAQKAEQLIAQGIITDGMVVKVNAALDAARTLGRPVDIASWRHADQLPALFNGVSIGTRILA; translated from the coding sequence ATGAACCCGTTAATTATCAAGTTAGGTGGCGTGTTATTAGACAGTGAAGAAGCGCTGGAGCGCCTGTTTACCGCGCTGGACAGTTACCGGCAGCAGCATCAGCGCCCGCTGGTGATCGTGCACGGCGGCGGCTGCGTGGTGGACGAACTGATGAAGCAGCTCTCTTTGCCGGTGGTGAAAAAGAACGGCCTGCGGGTCACGCCGGCCGATCAGATCGACATCATCACCGGCGCGCTGGCCGGCACCGCCAACAAAACGCTGCTGGCGTGGGCGATTAAACACCAAATCAACGCCGTCGGCCTGAGCCTGGCGGATGGCGGCAGCGCGGTCGTGACCCCGCTCGATCCGGCATTGGGCCACGTCGGCAACGCGCAGCCCGGTTCGCCCGCGCTGCTCAATACCCTGCTGAGCGCCGGCTACCTGCCGGTGGTCAGCTCCATCGGCATCACCGCCGAAGGGCAGTTAATGAACGTGAACGCCGATCAGGCGGCGACGGCGCTGGCGGCGACGCTGGGGGCGGATCTGATCCTGCTGTCGGACGTCAGCGGCATCCTCGACGGCAAGGGGCAACGCATTGCGGAAATGACGGCGCAAAAAGCGGAACAACTGATCGCGCAAGGCATCATCACCGATGGTATGGTGGTGAAGGTGAATGCGGCGCTCGACGCGGCCCGCACCCTCGGCCGCCCGGTGGATATCGCCAGCTGGCGCCATGCCGATCAGCTTCCTGCTTTGTTTAACGGCGTGTCGATTGGCACCCGGATCCTCGCTTAA